A window from Solanum stenotomum isolate F172 chromosome 7, ASM1918654v1, whole genome shotgun sequence encodes these proteins:
- the LOC125871851 gene encoding uncharacterized protein LOC125871851 isoform X1, translating into MNTRGRPARRVGEEDVNEEVPPQVVQNGQGVQCNQVPIGEQENEVPVVPPDMTNEEIRSAFLILARAMAAQATRDMGPRVNANEGTMASKLRDFVRMNPPVFLGSKVGEDPQEFLDEVYKVVSAMGVTSREKAELASYQLKDVAQIWFTQWKANRPVGADPIEWEEFKEAFLGRYFPREMRECKVEEFINLRQGNMSVQEYSLRFTQLSKYAPSLVSNPRDEMSRFVTGVSDLVKEECHTAMLHNDMNISRLIVYAQSIEESKLKRMNRNVKRGRSDEQSQPRFKKRAQDQDFSSAPKVNQDKGGGSQFSKPTCTTCGKRHYGKCLAGTNGCYGCGKNDHKVKDCPTFTARGREAKQASKDGTVPIPPNYGRFYALQASKDKEANPNEGAGSGK; encoded by the coding sequence atgaatacaagaggGAGACCCGCAAGGAGAGTAGGAGAAGAGGATGTGAATGAGGAAGTTCCTCCCCAAGTTGTGCAAAATGGTCAAGGTGTGCAATGCAATCAAGTTCCTATAGGTGAGCAAGAGAATGAGGTTCCGGTGGTTCCCCCGGATATGaccaatgaagagattaggtcgGCTTTCTTAATCTTGGCCCGAGCCATGGCGGCTCAAGCGACTAGAGAtatggggcctagggtgaatgctaatgagggtactatggcttctaagttgagagactttgtgaggatgaatcctccggtgTTTCTAGGTTctaaggtgggagaggatccccaagaatttttggatgaagtgtataaggtagtgagtgctatgggggtgacttcaaGAGAAAAGGCGGAGCTTGCctcctatcaattgaaagatgttgcccaaatttggttcactcaatggaaggcTAATAGGCCGGTGGGAGCGgatcctatagaatgggaggagtttaaggaagctttccttggtaggtactttccccgtgagatgagggagtgtaaggttgaggagtttatcaatcttcggcaaggtaatatgagtgtgcaagagtattccttgaggtttacccaattgtctaagtatgccccatctttggtgtcaaaccctagggatgagatgagtaggtttgtgacCGGCGTATCCGACCTAGTCAAGGAAGAGTGCCATACGGCAATGCTCCATAatgacatgaacatttctaggctcatagtgtatgctcaatccattgaggagtccaaacttaagaggatgAATAGGAATGTGAAGAGGGGTAGATCCGATGAGCAAagtcaacctaggttcaagaagagggcTCAAGATCAAGATTTttcaagtgctcctaaggttaACCAAGATAAAGGTGGTGGATCTCAATTTTCTAAACCTACTTGCACCACTTGTGGCAAGAGGCActatgggaagtgcctagccggtactaatggatgctatggttgtgggaagAATGATCACAAGGTGAAAGATTGTCCTACTTTTACGGCTAGAGGAAGGGAGGCAAAGCAAGCTTCTAAAGATGGAACGGTTCCTATTCCTCCAAATTATGGtcgtttctatgctctccaagctagCAAGGACAAGGAAGCTAATCCGAATGAAGGCGCCG